From a region of the Salvelinus alpinus chromosome 2, SLU_Salpinus.1, whole genome shotgun sequence genome:
- the LOC139557714 gene encoding serine/threonine-protein kinase Nek4-like isoform X7, whose product MGFCEGGDLYHRLKQQKGELLPERQVVEWFVQIAMALQYLHEEHILHRDLKTQNIFLTKSNIIKVGDLGIARVLENQNDMASTLIGTPYYMSPELFSNKPYNHKSDVWALGCCVYEMSTLKHAFNAKDMNSLVYRIVEGKLPQMPSKYDPQLGALIKSMLCKRPEDRPDVKLILRQPYIKRQIAMFLEATKEKTAKSRKKAVGGSRRPNSAASVVSSQPRPERPPQCPQPDPNTRGKRKEEINTQEHKGRNGITQDTPPQTHLTTKSPTQDILNTTGVSLATISNIDIDLQTQEEETNAQRGDPPQTVSNARADNEALCQRSVEEQSGGNPDPPLPLHRLLSSVSTREEESKTTNGPVMQGAPKTRDRVRTSVEKTVNTDDKDDTMELLKDVVIESQATGHSICLGVSTSLSELRSAGQLKVESTGQTFEVNIEKKDDTRNLLKEVPAHKHTAVVKESLVSTEKLLEPLPPVAPCHVEPLPQVPEQDTPPLCTPSSSEPSVSCQCRQRDRGRIQSDQDKWNKLAAPRPLPPPPVNALVVEVNKRSRTNTDKKRATATTSFTTISSSKDGNTPLPQQERPLTARERRRLRQSQQNPSQPIVNAERRASYDVASLHKQPESQNSTVTRSVSEMGKETNQQDRFLGRPSDEDECSSSTSSTDHSEGDCKEGKSESSDMQDLVQMMTQTLRMDSRDTVCELDGVRSTPLAEFKLNRKYRDTLMLHGKAREEQEFHFSELSTGTTSGPAKIRRAIEHLKRDVVKGLGVKLLDRVLDIMEDDDEDKRELCLRRQMGEDKYQSYALMVRQLKFFEDVSFKAVSSNYPYRLQYAMNLSLLLLCPPVR is encoded by the exons ATGGGCTTCTGCGAGGGAGGCGACCTCTACCATAGACTCAAGCAACAGAAGGGGGAACTCCTGCCTGAAAGGCAGGTGGTGGAGTGGTTCGTCCAGATAGCTATGGCCCTCCAG TATCTACATGAGGAGCATATCTTGCACCGGGACCTAAAGACCCAGAATATCTTCCTGACCAAGTCTAACATCATTAAAGTAGGAGACCTTGGCATCGCCCGGGTTCTGGAGAATCAGAACGACATGGCCAGCACTCTAATAGGAACACCGTACTACATGAGCCCGGAGCTGTTTTCCAACAAACCCTACAACCACAAG TCTGACGTGTGGGCGCTGGGCTGCTGTGTGTACGAGATGTCCACCCTGAAACATGCCTTCAATGCCAAGGACATGAACTCACTTGTTTACCGCATTGTAGAGGGAAAG CTGCCTCAGATGCCGAGTAAGTATGACCCTCAGCTGGGAGCTCTGATAAAGAGCATGCTGTGTAAGAGACCAGAGGACAGACCTGATGTCAAACTCATCCTACGTCAGCCCTACATCAAACGACAAATCGCCATGTTTTTAGAGGCCACCAAAGA GAAAACTGCCAAGTCCAGAAAGAAAGCGGTTGGTGGCAGTCGCAGACCCAATAGTGCAGCATCTGTGGTTTCATCTCAGCCAAGGCCTGAGCGCCCCCCTCAATGTCCCCAGCCAGACCCAAACACCAGAGGGAAAAGG AAGGAAGAGATCAACACACAGGAGCACAAAGGACGCAATGGAATCACACAGGACACCCCACCCCAGACACATCTAACAACCAAATCCCCTACACAAGACATTCTCAACACCACTGGTGTGTCTTTGGCAACCATCAGTAACATTGACATTGATCTCCAGACACAGGAAGAGGAGACAAACGCCCAGAGAGGGGATCCTCCCCAGACCGTGTCCAACGCCAGGGCAGATAATGAAGCTCTTTGTCAGAGGTCTGTGGAGGAGCAGAGTGGAGGGAATCCGGATCCCCCCCTGCCTCTGCACAGGCTGCTATCAAGTGTCAGTACCAGGGAAGAGGAGAGCAAGACCACCAATGGACCTGTAATGCAGGGCGCCCCAAAGACCAGAGACAGAGTCAGAACCTCTGTAGAGAAAACTGTGAACACGGATGATAAAGATGACACAATGGAGCTACTCAAGGATGTGGTCATTGAGAGCCAAGCTACTGGACATAGTATATGTCTGGGTGTTTCTACCAGTTTGTCTGAGTTAAGGTCTGCAGGACAACTCAAAGTGGAATCCACTGGACAGACCTTTGAAGTAAATATAGAGAAGAAGGATGACACCAGGAATCTTCTCAAGGAAGTTCCTGCACACAAACATACTGCCGTTGTCAAA GAGAGCTTGGTATCCACAGAAAAGCTCTTAGAGCCCCTTCCTCCTGTG GCACCCTGTCATGTGGAGCCCCTCCCCCAAGTCCCAGAGCAGGACACGCCCCCTCTGtgtaccccctcctcctctgaaCCCTCTGTCTCCTGCCAATGTAGACAAAGGGACAGGGGGCGGATACAGAGTGATCAGGACAAG TGGAATAAATTAGCAGCTCCTAGACCTCTACCGCCTCCTCCTGTTAATGCACTGGTAGTGGAGGTGAATAAGAGAAGCAGGACGAACACAGATAAGAAGAGGGCCACCGcaacaacttccttcacaaccaTTAGCTCCTCCAAGGACGGCAACACTCCACTGCCACAG CAGGAGCGTCCTCTGACagccagggagaggagaagactgaggcAGTCCCAGCAGAACCCCAGCCAACcaa TTGTCAATGCAGAAAGAAGGGCGTCTTATGATGTTGCCTCTTTACATAAGCAGCCAGAGTCCCAGAACTCCACTGTCACTCGCTCTGTATCTGAAATGGGAAAGGAAACCAACCAG CAGGACAGGTTTTTGGGGCGCCCATCAGACGAGGACGAATGCAGTTCCTCCACCAGCTCAACAGATCACTCAGAGGGGGACTGCAAAGAGGG AAAGAGTGAATCCAGTGATATGCAGGACCTGGTTCAGATGATGACCCAGACATTGCGAATGGATAGCAGAGATACTGTTTGTGAGCTGGATGGTGTTAGATCTACTCCACTAGCTGAGTTTAAGCTGAACAGGAAGTATAGGGACACCCTGATGCTGCATGGGAAAGCTAGAGAGGAGCAGGAGTTCCACTTCAGTGAATTATCCACCG GCACCACATCTGGACCTGCAAAGATCCGCAGAGCCATTGAGCACCTGAAAAGAGATGTGGTGAAGGGACTTGGGGTGAAGCTGTTGGACAGAGTCCTGGACATAATGGAGGACGATGACGAGGACAAACGAGAG CTGTGTCTTCGGAGGCAGATGGGAGAGGACAAGTACCAGTCATATGCTTTGATGGTGCGGCAGCTAAAATTCTTTGAGGACGTTTCTTTCAAGG CGGTGTCTTCTAATTATCCATACAGGTTACAATATGCAATGAATTTGAGTCTTCTGTTACTGTGTCCACCTGTCAGGTAG